The sequence catttattttgttatttacaATGCAACGTACTTCTTTTTCATTTtgtagcagtggcggctggtgataaaaaaaatttggggggggggtgcacaattTACCGTGACGCAGCACacccgacagctgctttaatgtccactcaGTCACAGAGTTATGAAGAAGCACAATGTGGCCTATAGAGCTtaccagggttcgtagacggtgggtgattgacagtcgagacgaggcgtggtggtgggtgtgaacatgattgacggccatgagaattgtccaatcacattagatcaaaaaacactaaaacaacaccaattcgctgccaataaaagtgggagtgtctgggaaaatctgaagaaaccaatcagacagcagcctcaggtcccctgctcgccaaaagtttgagggcttacataaggtgtggtttggccggcgcccctcacccaggaagtatatgtattcagacacaaatcaaccaaacaccatttgaaccaatgtttaatggctgctgacgggCGCTCACACACCGAAAAAcacttatttcataattatttgcattatacaactaaattatatctaacatgtttaagtagattttcctctcttgatatttgaagggggaggcgccccagtgccctgtactggccagccgccacggTTTTGAAGCATCCTTTTAAATGACCATATCAACTACAACGCACTGAATTTGAaccacacagtacagtgggaattgagtttgtaatgtatagaaactgaattaacttaagagtaggtgagaaggggtaggaaaaagtaagtgtatacttcctcctactccttttcgaacatgtaacaaacaaTCTGACCCCTACGAAGATTTGTTCGCTGGGTCTGATGTGAGGATTTGTTGAgaacttcagattattggcaatggtttaTCTGTACGTTAGAATCCTGCTtatgtattacattacattacattacattacattacattacaggcatttagccgacgcttgcTCCCTTCTTTAGATGACCTGGTGGTCCCGGGCTCCCCCCGGAGCACCATATCGATACCGAACTTGGTGCGGATACCCGATCGGAACAGTCCGCTGCAACCAAGACCTCAATCGATCCGCCAGCCTCGGCCTCCAGGTGACTTGGATTACAGGCGCACGCCACCGCGCCCGGCatgtgttcgaaataaatcatcactcGCTCATTCACAATCACATCAAACCTTATTCAGGAATCGGacaccaggaacactttgtcatttcatttcatgtacttgtgcacatgaaatgagatattatttcccccagcccacagcagtgcaacacaaagacaaaaacgcatatccaaaaagtacaagaacacatatatccaaactaagaacacatatccaaactagaacaacaCATTAATCtaaacgtcagccaggatgactgtcagaactgccagtctgcatgggctagctggcacttagcttagcctgcccaccgccctcggtgtttcctcttcaggcgcagctccgggcggggccgtggtccttgggcccactggacatagcagaccaggctcccccatccaatccaacgccagctctcccagccagacaccctcgacacacctccccgcactccacacgacaacactaaaacacagcaacgccaggcgaggccgccgccagaccgccctcggtgttatcggaactgccggtctgcatgggctagcagttagcttagcctgccccacttccacgtcctgtcagaccgccctcggtgcttcctcttcgggtgcagctccaggcagggctgtggtccctgggcccacaggatgcagcagaccaagctctcccagccgatccagcgccagctctcccagccatcaaaccacaacacaaacttagacacagacacgggcaaagacactgcatggatggtactgggtgaggccgtcgcaaacATGAGTTCGTGCCGCCATTTATATcgtatttatttatatagcacatttaaaaagcAACGCTCATAGACTGAAAGAAGGCGCTAAAAGAgtaaaacaagtaaaaaaaaaaagtagacacAGTATACAAGCATTAAGAGTGCAGCACATTGGGCAGAGATAGACACGTTTCCTTCCAACAGCGACATACACGTGAACAAAGGCAGGTTATGTGGGGTCATACGCTGAGGAAAAGAAATGGACGGTGAGATATCATTTGAATATATGTCAGTGGTGGGGGCAGACGAGGCCTGAGGAGGGCTCAGGATGCTACGGGGCCAAACGAGGGGCTTTGAGGCGACAAAGGGCGGTAATAACCCTTCAGAACCCTTGGGGGAGCTAGTGTCATGTCAAGGTATGAACTCTCCTTAAGGACGTCATGCTGCATCGGGAGCTTCATTTGAACCACTTTGACCACTAACTACACTCCATACGGGCCTCCCTTATGGTGCACCACTTTTATTTCCAGGTACTAGAACTGCACAGGACCTTGTCTCAGTAACACTGGTGCAGAAGACGTGTTGCCAACGCAGAGTTTAAATGTATTTTCTGACACATGGCGAGGAAACAAATGGGTCTCCTCACACAGAGCAAACAGACGGCGCAAGAAATATGGCTGCCGGTGGACTATTGACATTACTCATTATAAAATTACTACATAAATACTATCTAGCTATGTGGGTTCAGCTTGTATGGCATACTGTGTTATTTGCAACTGTAGGACAGTAGTCAGAATCTAGttgtgtacgcacacacacacacacacacacacacacacacatcctgttacCAAACCAGGGGTTGGTATGCTGCCCCTGCATTGCCCATCAGCACACTCACATGCAAACATACATACAACACATGCATTTGGCccaagcaaaactgctgtggcccggacccgtcccacccgacacttcatctggcccacataccgcgtggaatgatggcgcttgggcggcccgctcctgtttgccagatctggcccagaaccaagccatagcaatgccgcatgtgccacatatttgccagaggtgggccatatttgttttgtgatatttgggccatattcaccatttaccacacgggccacttcagggtcacatccagatcacatgttgccgagagcaccgcatctttgcccaaaaaaaggcccacatttgatttggcatatttgggccatatttgctattatatgtgtgggccacttcaggctcacacccattttgtcagggccagaagaagaccatcagtgccgcatcactgcctgaagtggcccacatccgcagGCTAGGTAGGAGGGTTTTGAGTCCCCCTTTAAGCATAATTTCTTATTCTAGCGATATACTTTTATGTATTTTTAATGTGTTTTACTTGCAAAGCACTTTGCATTGcgtttttatatatgaaatgtgcATCAAAAATTAAATTtgtttgactgattgattgactcgCGCACAATTTGGACGAGCCATGCAATGGCTGCAGTACACTGAGTAGAAAGAGAGGAATGGGGCTCTATAAACAGACAGGACGGCATCATCATATCATCAGCCTGAACAAACAAACTAACAGTGAGCCATGACTGGCCAAAAGAAGGAATATATTCTATCTGAGGTCAAAGCCAAACCTCTGATGGGAAACCATTCAtgttttgtgggaaaaaaaaagagacttatCTGTACTGGTTGTGTTTTGTTGCAGGGTAGATAAGTAGTTTTCCAAGGTTACGTAAGGACTTATTTTTAGGACTCTTCCTCGTTTTAAACACCACGCGTGGTGATAACGACCACTGCAACAACTAATGACTGTATTAAGctgtaaaatgtattattattattattattacttgttGATTGTTTAGTTTTAACAAGAGAAGACGTGTGTGTGCATCGGTCTGGCAGTTCTCACAGGAAACTACGTTATACACTCAAACTGAAAGATTAATATGATTAATATGCTGCAGTGATGAAACTGTTGTTACATGAACATGTCTTTTTTAAAGTTTTCATATCAATTTCAACAACTTGCGCAACCAAATTCACAATTTTGCCTGCTGTTTTTTCCATTTGTTCATCTaaccatataataataataataataataataatactggatatagtaataataaaatcaaataatttggatgtaaaaataataaaatttggatataaaaataataaaattgggatataaaaataataaaatccatAATTTGGatgtaatattaataataattatatatatatatatatatatatatataatccagtgagtcaagtaaattctttatgagacagtacacgccagtttcatgccgtaagcaatcatcagctgtcaatatataCATTATTTATTTCATGTAACTATGTAGGTACATGAAAATATTTGGATTCGTGAATAAAAGAAGGTATTCATGCAAATTAAGTATTTAAATAGATTACACGCTGAAAGAAATGGAGGATTTCAGGAAGTTTTCAGGACCACTGCACTGCTCGACACCAATACATTCATTAGAGACTATTTTACTACCTGTTGTCAACAAAACTCAGTGCCCGGATCGGTGTCATTGTTAAATGAAATAAACCTACATTCATGTGAAGGCCAGTCATCACATCACACAACTGCTCTGGTATTTTGTTGAGTTTTACTGAAGGAAATGAGACTCTGGGGTACGTGCCGTCTTGCAATACAGCAGAGATTTCACAGGGGGGAGCATTTGTCCCAGCATGcagaacagcacacacacacacacacacacacacacacacacacacacacacacacacacacacacacacacacacacacacacacattacagcaTCAGATTGAGCAACTTTGCATTTCCTCATCAAATCTGTTTTCATATCAGAGGTGAAGGTTCACCTCACTGTTGCATCATCACCTGGTTGTTGCATCATCACCTGGTTGTTGACCCGAATAAGCAAATACTAAAGCAGACACTGGCTTGATTCAGTTGTGCCGGCCAAGGTAAGATAACTTGTGCTGCTGTTTTTATACATGAAACGATATAGCAGGGACATGTAAATACTGTATCGATGTACGTTGACTGTATATCTGATGACAGAAATGTAAATACTGTATCGATGTACGTTGACTGTATATCTGATGACAGAAATGTAAATACTGTATCGATGTACGTTGACTGTATATCTGATGACAGAAATGTAAATACTGTATCGATGTACGTTGACTGTACATCTGATGACAGCGTGGAAGGCTGCTGCTGGGACGTAGTGTTGCCAGCCCAAACCTTTTGTTTGAATCCCTTTATCACTACAGCTCATAGCAGTCCCGGTGTACAATTCATACCccccagggcggcacggtggcccaggggttagcgctttcacctcacagcaagaaggtcctgcgttcgaaccccggggtttgtccaaccttggggggggggggggtcgggtcgGTCAtcgcaggtcgtcctctgtgtggagtttgcatgttctccccgtgtttgcggcaGGTTTTCTCGGGTGCTCAGGTTTTCCccagccatcaaaaagacatgcatgttagggttagtactcctgtctgtgcccctgagcaaggcaacggaaagaagaactggagttggtgcccgggcgcCGCACGGAGGCCGGCCACTGCTGctagcaacacagctaggatgggttaaatgcagaggaagaatttccccacggggatcaataaagtagtgaagaaaaaaaaaatccagagggTTTTGTTTTCAGCACAGAAAACATCGCCAATGACGGACCTTTCTGAAAACATCTCGCAGGAGATTTAGACATCGGAGGATTTAATCCACCACTTAACATGCAGTGAAATATCAGATATAACCCGTGCTTTCCATGTGGCCTGCTTCCCCAACCGTATGCGTGCACTCTGGGGCCATTTCCCCCCTTTGCCTCCGTATTTCAAACATGCCGGGGGCCGGTGAGAAGGTACTGGGAGTGCACAGCTGTCAGCAGGCTGCACACAAGTTTGACCCTCATGTTGACTCTCTGTAGGTCACTCATTGGTCTGAAGGAGCGGGTCAGTGAATATAAATAAGCCAAGTCAAGCTGCTGTTTGATGTCCGCTTCTCTCTCTCGCCCAGGGACAACATGAGGCTTTTTATCCTGGTTGCCGTCTTCGGGCTGGGTCTGGCCCAGCACAACCCCCACATCAAGCATGGCAGGACAACCATTGTCCACCTGTTTGAATGGCGCTGGGCCGACATCGCTGAGGAGTGCGAGCGCTTCTTAGCCCCCAATGGCTTCGGTGGAGTTCAGGTATGTACGACCTGTTATTACCATGTGTGAAGCTGGGCAGAGTGACAGGtttagctatttatttatttattttttgatgcggcagcgggacaggctaagctaacggctagcccatgtagactggcagtcccgataacaccgaggacggtctggcggcggcctcgcctggcgttgactgtgtttttggtgtcgccgtgtggcgtgcggggaggtgtgtcgagggtgtctggctgggagagcaggcgtTGGCTCCGCTGGGAGagattggtctgctgcgtccggtgggcccagggaccccggcccctgcctggagctgtgcccgatgaggaaacaccaaggtcggtctggcaggacgcggaagcggggcaggctaagctaactgctagcctatgcagaccggcagttctgaaagtcatcctggcgttcgctctcttggacagtaatttttttgttgttgtagacattggctatatgtgtttttgtaggttttttttgtagtttggatacgagtttttgtctttgtgttgcactgctgtgggctgggggcgaCGAtatatggaatgaaatgacaaataaatgttcccgattcctgatttttGGAACATATTGCAAGATGTTTTTCACTCAAGCCAGATGCAATACTCAGATTAACACCGCATCAGAAGATTAATTGAGTATGCAAAAAGATTATAACAACCTCACAGCACCCTTTTGCATATTATGGGTCTCAATCATCACACAAGCCAGATTTGCTCTTTATCCCGTTTCACAAGCTTCCCCCACACGTCGCCTCCACATATGAAGAGGAACTGACTGGAGAAACCAATAACAGATTATAACCCTCACCCGGATTCACCTGATCCTATTTCTTGGAAAGAAAACGAGTCCGAGGCACACTCACTTTATCCCTATCTAGGTTAAATTCCTAAAGATTGCTAGTGAGCGCAGTCCGTGTGATTAAAGGTGGAAATGTTTATCGCTAACACGTGTTTCTGTTTCCCCGTGTCACTCAGATCTCTCCTCCCAGTGAGAACATTGTGCTGAGCAGCCCCTGGAGACCCTGGTGGGAGAGATACCAGCCTATCAGCTACAACCTGTGCTCCAGATCTGGCAACGAGAGCGAGCTGAGAGACATGATCACCAGATGCAACAAAGTCGGGGTACATTTTGACAGCACCTAGTGACTCCACAGCCGTGCACAGTAGGCCACCATATTCTCACCTGAAAACTAATAGAAGGAATCAGATTATGAAACTTTTAAATACAATATTTTTGCAGATTAATCACTCAAAGGCCAAACTTAAAAACATGTAGtccgcgtccgggtagcataccaacatggggatcgccagctcgaatccccgtgttacctccggcttggtcgggcgtccctacagacacaattggccgtgtctgcgggtgggaagctggatgttagtatgtgtcctggtcgctgcactagcgcctccactggtcggtcggggcgtctgttccggggggagaggactgtggggaatagcgtgatcctcccatgcactacatccccctggtgaaactcctcactgtcaggtgaaaagaagtggctggcgaatccacatgtatcataggaggtttttggtagtctgcagccctccccagatcggcagagggggtggagcaacgatcgggacggctcggaagagcggggtaattggacgggtacaattggggagaaaaaggggggaaaatccctccccccaaaaaataaaaaaaaaacaaaaaaaatgtagtcATGGGTAATATATgaatgatggtgggggggggggcaagagagatgGCCTAACACTTACTAATAACATTCATGGTTGGTGGCATAGAAACATTTTGCAGGACAGTTTGTTTCAGTGCACCACATTTGTCTTAGGGGGCCTTCATTTACATTTAAGCTCTGACCTCTAAAAAACCCCCCATTAGATGCAACCTCGTGTCATGAATGGAAAGGTCAAAGACACAGTTCTGGTAGAAAATTACAGTAATTCTGGGATAATCACGTAACAGCGAGGAATGTAAATAATGGAGCTTAAAAGGGTGGAAGGACTGATGTTTTTGGACAGCTTCAGTCTATTATAAAGACAGACAATGAGAGGACATGGAGCTGAGGCCCTGAGCTCGACTCAACCTCAGCATGCTGCACTCAGACAAGAGCCAGCATGGCAAGAGTCTCTGCATCATCATGGCGGATCTGAAGTTTGCTTTTTACCTGTTTTGGCTTTTCCTTGTTTTTGCTATTTTTACCCACAGGTCAACATCTATGTGGATGCTGTCATCAACCACATGTGTGGAGCCGGCGGTGGAGAAGGTACGCACTCGTCATGCGGAGGCTGGTTCAGCGCCAGCAGGAAGGAGTTCCCCGGCGTGCCTTACAGCCACTGGGACTTTAATGACAACAAATGCAGGACCAGCAGCGGCAATATTGAGAACTATGGGGATGCCAATCAGGTACCGTGTGACTTGAGCGTTGCCGCGCTGATCGAGGGAACAGTTTTTCTTTTAGAGCGATAGTCTGGAgggagtgtcttgatgcatgctcagtaatccagggaagaaaatcaaagaaggttgaatcagttcatctggacacaacgtttaccgagagatacgttccatcactcaactaagtgacatcttcagactAAACTACCCTCACCCCTTATAATACCCCCTTATTCATAGCCTGGAGAGAGTGTAGCTGCTGGGTTACAGACACTCATGCACAATGCACAGTGGTTTTGTACTGTTAACCACACTGGCAGCTCAACAAGCTCAGCTCAACTTGACCTATTCAAGAGAGCTTTGACAGCAGATTGTGAGGTAGATATGAGATTTACTCATTCCCTTTCTTCATCCAGATGTTCACGCTAGGATTAAAAAAAGAGAATGTACCTACAGATGACTCATCCTGGCGATGCACGTAACACTGAACAATAACGTGAAAGAAAATTGCAATAAATaatggtaaataaaataaaatacataacAATAAGCCAGAAATGGATGCAAATGGTACCTCTGAAATGGATTCAGGTGGCACATCTACTTAGTGGTTGGCACCATCACCTCACAGGGAAGGATGTCCTGGGTTTGATCCCAGCCCTTCTGTGTTGTTGGAAGTGAATGATGTTATCAATATGCACCCGTAGCAAAGATGCCCACACACGCTGTAGGTGAGCATCAGGGTGCCCTGAAGGTGACAGACTGTCCTTCAACAAGTTAGCCTACTTTCAAGCGCTATGCTAGCAAGCATGTGCCCTGctaagtgcccttgagcaacgcATGCTATTGCCACCAGCTCCATGGGGCACTGCCCTGCTCAGTGATCTGAATTCCTTGTAAAAGTCCACAAATGAAAAGACAACTGATCTATGGATGGGTGGGGTGGGTAAATGAATGTGATTTTAAATATCACATTACAGTGTGTGTGCTGATAGGAAAAAAGAAGGAGGTCAGGCTTCTTAgccagggacggctggtataaatgggttaACAGGGCTAAACCCTCCCTATCGTTTAccataaagatgagaaaattattgttaaaaaaaccgTAGAACAGATTTTGGTTGAacctagagcagcaacagcaccaaataCTCGTAAAAGACACAGTGACAGGATATATCTTAACGGGcttattttttacagcccaaacacaggaGCATCGGCTTCCAGTCAGCTTCGTGgtgagtgagtgacaggcgtcgtgacacgcccccttgatttgctgatcatttgggctaaattcattcagccctcaggccactgacttttgaccaatgacagcagacGTACAGAGTAACGGTACGCACAGTGAGGCGGTACTTGTGCGAGagcgggcgttagcatgaacgaggcGGGTTATTTACATTGTCAGCCATTTTCTTCtttgtctttggaggaaaaaaattggaagtgaagagactggggacacattgTCCGAatgatgttcaaataacacaaagggGCAAACGACAAAATCCCAAGTTTTGTGTTAcctggtttcaacgaaaggactggctaacggcaagtgtagctaagaattcacttttctgtttcccatgcctGCTTTCTGGGGGAGAcgcggcttggacccaacaaggaattctggatttgaaacatttatccgaccaaattaggaagtgtgtgtgtgtgtgtgtgtgtgtgtgtgtgtgtgtgagagagagagagagagagagagagagagagagagagagagagagagagagagagagagagagagagagaacaggggggggggacagagggagggagcaatatggagggacagagagagagggagagagagagatggagagacggagggagagatatggagagaaacAGGGGGAGcaagatggggggagagagagccagagagggggcaagagagagagggggagagacagagagaggggagagagagagagcgagagagatggagagacgggggagagataTGGGAGAcggaagagagcgagacagagagcgaggggggagagagagaacgatatggagagacagggggggagagagagcgagacagagagggtagagggggggagagacagagagggcaggagagagacagagagagggcaggagagagagacaggccattcttgtgggtacttctctatagtgttgccCTTGCTATATTATATAACAAGGTCTATAGTGTCATggctgtaacttggtatctcggGTGTGATGCTGCGGTTGCTGCAGCATGAACTACAGATGGGTGTGATGCATCTGTTAGTctacccacccaatatcaccaccagccaatATCACCACCACCCAATATCTCCACCAGCCAATATCAccaccacccaatatcaccaccacccaatatcaccaccagccaatACCACCACCAGCCAATACCACCACcagccaatatcaccaccagccaatatcaccaccacccaatatcaccaccagccaatatcaccaccacccaatatcaccaccacccaatatcaccaccacccaatatcaccaccagccaatatcaccaccacccaatatcaccaccagccaatACCACCACCAGCTGTCCCTGTTCTTAGCAAACAGAAACACATTGCGAGTCTGACTCCGGCTTCTCTTAGGTGCGTGACTGCCGTCTGGTGAGCCTGCTGGACCTCGCCCTGGAGAAGGACTACGTCAGGGGCAAGGTGGCCGACTACTTGAACAAGCTGATTGACATGGGCGTGGCTGGGTTCAGAGTGGACGCCTGCAAGCACATGTGGCCCGGCGACCTGGACGCCGTCTCCGGCCGTCTGCACAACCTCACCGCCACGTGGTTCCCCAATGGCTCCAGGCCCTTCATCTATCAGGAGGTACGTTTGGTTGGATCGATCTGAGCTTACGAAGGAAACAAGGTCaataaaacaaaaggaaaaaagtaGAAAGAcaccagatggggggggggggagcccaaATGTGGGTATGAAACATGTCACTgccaaagaaaaagaggaaattCATGGGAGAAGAGGGCCACGGATCAACTGGGAGGGAGCGTACCAGCAATATGGACAGCTTGATACCAACTTATCCATACCTGCATATTCATTTGGTGATTTAACAAAACCAAACAAGGACAGTGAGTGTGCTCAAAAACTTGCagaaacgggggaaaaaaaaccaacacaGTCGCTGCAAGTAAAGCAAGCTGTGGTTTCACTGAACGCGGCGTTGCCAAAGTATGCTCCATGTGGACGCTTAATGTGGACACAGCTCATTGATTTCACGAGGGCATCGGGAATTTTTTCCATCTTCTTCTGAACCAATTGTAAATTGCATTTCTGTGGTAAAGTTCGACCTGTTTGTTAATTGTTTCCTTGTTTGGCGTAAATGTTGCGTTCACGGTGTTGTTTTCCTTTCGAGGTCATTGATCTCGGGGGAGAGCCGATCACATCCAGAGAGTACTTCGCTTTGGGAAGGGTGACCGAGTTCAAATATGGTGTGAAACTGGGAACGGTCTTCCGCAAATGGAACGGCGAGAAGCTGTCATACACCAAGTATGTTGGTCTGCGTCCGTCGTCCCCCTTTGCGATGTGTGTGTTATGTAGGAGCTCATTTCAAGAGTTTCTCCTCAAAATGAGATTGCTGCCGTTTGGGGGAAAAATGCCGCTTAATATTATGGTatgcacggggattgccagtttgaatccctgtgttacctccagcgttGGTCcggtgtccctccagacacaattgtctgtgtgtgtgtgtgtgtgtgtgtatatatatatatatatatatatatatatataaagatgtagagatgtaggaaaaaaaagttGTAATACATGTCAGtataagcttgttttgtgcgtcactcactcatcagctgccaatgtgttcaacacgcacacatatagtatatatatatatatatatatatatatgtgtgtgtgtgtgtgtgtgtgtgtgtgcaggtcgctgcactagtgcctcctctcgtcggtcagggtgcctgttcaggggggagggggaactggggggatatagtgtgatcctcccatgtgctacgtccccctggtgaaactcctcactgtcaggtgaaaagaagtggctggtgactccacatgtatgggaggaggcatgtggtagtctgcagccctccccggatcggcagagggggtggagcagcgaccgggacggctcggaagagtgggggtaattggccggatacaaatggggagaaaaaggggggaaattaaagaAATACATATATTATGGTATGATCGATTGCCCGTCTTTAAAATTCAAAACTACTGTAGTTCTTGAATTACAATACAAATGCAGATAATTCatttttttaacatatttattt is a genomic window of Lampris incognitus isolate fLamInc1 chromosome 14, fLamInc1.hap2, whole genome shotgun sequence containing:
- the LOC130123527 gene encoding alpha-amylase-like, with the translated sequence MRLFILVAVFGLGLAQHNPHIKHGRTTIVHLFEWRWADIAEECERFLAPNGFGGVQISPPSENIVLSSPWRPWWERYQPISYNLCSRSGNESELRDMITRCNKVGVNIYVDAVINHMCGAGGGEGTHSSCGGWFSASRKEFPGVPYSHWDFNDNKCRTSSGNIENYGDANQVRDCRLVSLLDLALEKDYVRGKVADYLNKLIDMGVAGFRVDACKHMWPGDLDAVSGRLHNLTATWFPNGSRPFIYQEVIDLGGEPITSREYFALGRVTEFKYGVKLGTVFRKWNGEKLSYTKNWGEGWGFMPNDSALVFVDNHDNQRGHGAGGASIVTFWDSRLLKMAVGYMLAHPYGVTRVMSSFRWNRNIVNGKDQNDWMGPPSYGNGSTKPVPINPDQTCGDGWVCEHRWRQIKNMVIFRNVVNGQPHSNWWDNNGNQVAFGRGNRGFIVFNNDDWDLDVTLNTGMTGGTYCDVISGQKDGGRCTGKQIHVGDSGYAHFRISNIDEDPFVAIHAESKL